A single region of the Zygotorulaspora mrakii chromosome 4, complete sequence genome encodes:
- the GCD10 gene encoding tRNA 1-methyladenosine methyltransferase subunit GCD10 (similar to Saccharomyces cerevisiae GCD10 (YNL062C); ancestral locus Anc_2.246), which produces MNPNKRLGFNQHVILRLPSNNFKIVELKPDGSISLGKFGAFYTNDIVGYPLGTTFEIYYDGSYEPDEKNKNRTPIGKVRVMNTGIDQSDLESTPTPLPMELTNKMSSATNKELINIGNEIQGMTMEEIESLKKQSATHAEIISKMIESHGSFHKKTVYSQEKYLNRKKQKFSKFFTAEYLSSSAMLQFLLEKGDVQRVMDLSQESIGMLLNLGNIRSNGQYLCVDETGGLLVYAMLERMFGGQTSSALEDVGSIVVIHENEHPNLDLLKFSNYSDQFIKNHVKAISLLDFFEPPIMEEVKQAFKPLSKEEISSLKSGKKNAYYRRLKWYNTQLQTIELSKHVEYDGLIIASTLHLPTLVRKLGRKVHGSRPIVCYSQFKETLLELTHVLYKDLNYLAPSIYETRCRPFQSIRGKLHPLMTMRGGGGYLMWCHRVIPAPDPPTNLETTNGNGTDININSNGTNGNDTENDANGMEKNSHGDATAPEMNKKQKTR; this is translated from the coding sequence ATGAACCCCAATAAGAGGCTAGGATTCAATCAGCATGTTATTTTAAGGCTGCCGTCTAATAATTTTAAAATTGTGGAATTGAAACCTGATGGCTCTATATCCTTGGGTAAATTTGGCGCCTTTTATACAAATGATATCGTAGGATATCCATTGGGCACTACTTTCGAAATATATTACGATGGGAGCTACGAAcctgatgaaaaaaataaaaacagaACACCAATTGGTAAGGTGAGAGTGATGAACACGGGAATCGACCAAAGTGACTTGGAAAGTACACCGACTCCATTGCCAATGGAACTAACCAATAAAATGAGTAGTGCAACAAATAAAGAACTCATCAATATAGGTAATGAGATACAAGGGATGACAATGGAGGAAATTGAATCGttaaaaaaacaatccGCCACACACGCTGAGATTATCTCCAAGATGATTGAATCGCACGGAAGCTTCCATAAGAAAACAGTCTATTCACAAGAGAAATACttaaatagaaaaaaacagaaatttTCCAAGTTTTTTACAGCTGAGTATTTAAGTAGCTCTGCAATGTTACAGTTCTTGTTAGAGAAAGGTGACGTTCAGAGAGTAATGGATCTGTCACAAGAATCGATTGGCATGCTACTCAATTTAGGTAATATAAGGTCCAATGGCCAATATTTATGTGTGGATGAAACGGGCGGTCTTCTGGTGTATGCTATGctggaaagaatgtttgGTGGTCAAACTAGCAGCGCACTTGAGGACGTTGGTTCGATTGTTGTGATACACGAAAACGAGCATCCAAATCTTGATTTGTTAAAATTCTCGAACTATTCGGACCAATTCATCAAGAATCACGTCAAAGCGATCTCTTTattagatttttttgaaccaCCAATTATGGAAGAAGTTAAGCAAGCATTCAAGCCACTGAGTAAGGAAGAGATCTCTAGTTTGAAAAGtgggaaaaaaaatgcatatTATAGGAGGCTCAAATGGTACAATACACAACTCCAAACAATTGAGCTCTCGAAACATGTAGAATACGATGGTTTAATTATTGCTTCCACACTACATTTACCAACTTTAGTACGCAAATTGGGTCGAAAAGTCCATGGTTCAAGACCGATTGTGTGTTACAGtcaattcaaagaaacacTTCTGGAGCTCACGCATGTGTTGTACAAAGATCTAAACTATTTGGCTCCATCAATATATGAAACAAGATGTAGGCCGTTCCAATCTATTCGAGGAAAACTACATCCTCTGATGACTATGAGAGGCGGTGGAGGTTATCTTATGTGGTGCCATAGAGTTATTCCCGCTCCCGATCCGCCAACCAATTTGGAGACAACCAATGGCAACGGCACTGATATTAACATCAATAGCAATGGTACCAATGGCAATGATACCGAAAACGATGCCAATGGCATGGAAAAGAACAGCCATGGTGACGCCACTGCCCCtgaaatgaacaaaaagcaaaaaacTAGATAA
- the RPI1 gene encoding Rpi1p (similar to Saccharomyces cerevisiae RPI1 (YIL119C); ancestral locus Anc_2.244), giving the protein MDIFQSDLGLFQENSRASDGIRLNTDRPFMYLARNDDCPFDYKPIDMDNEESPTSCREFEDTTNSLKRESISSSSLSSLCTTLSSNNISKDLNGSPTINTKALTTTVKMAGATTAGSTTTTTPATTTSEKTDTVSPAEKEMKIPRASAYDNEHQRKTRKKWKKTEDLALMEMLLQYSHLLNFVEYFKPMKKFWIKISLVLKQHHGFERNARQCHDRFKVLYFKAMKLNEKTLGSNPDITKTLFLQTRNTFIFCNGNITLKSPPAPLQSVSDVSSPDSQGFVHHNNRHTNNDNPNYHKNFKNYNDLNDLNDPPHISNAQFMSFLQQPLVDMRQAPYNSAQQYFVNGLINLQTQIDVLKTQLQASERRNTELTRLVESLHAGRYNTR; this is encoded by the coding sequence ATGgacatttttcaatcagATCTTGGgctttttcaagaaaactCAAGGGCTTCGGATGGAATCAGGCTAAATACTGACAGGCCATTTATGTATTTAGCTCGAAATGACGACTGTCCATTTGATTACAAGCCAATTGATATGGACAATGAAGAGTCGCCAACCAGCTGCCGCGAATTTGAAGATACGACAAACTCTCTAAAAAGAGAATCTATTTCGTCGTCTTCTCTATCTTCGCTATGCACAACACTATCGTCAAACAATATTTCCAAGGACTTAAACGGAAGTCCAACTATTAATACTAAAGCATTAACGACTACAGTTAAGATGGCAGgagcaacaacagcaggATCTACTACAACAACCACTCCAGCTACAACTACAAGTGAAAAAACCGATACTGTATCCccagcagaaaaagaaatgaaaatacCAAGAGCATCAGCATATGATAACGAgcatcaaagaaaaacccggaaaaagtggaaaaagACCGAAGACTTAGCATTAATGGAAATGTTACTACAATACTCACATCTACTTAACTTTGTAGAATATTTTAAGccaatgaagaaattttggattaAAATTTCTCTGGTTCTAAAGCAACATCATGGTTTCGAGAGAAACGCGCGGCAATGCCACGATAGATTCAAAGTGCTTTACTTCAAAGCGATGAAACTAAACGAGAAGACATTGGGATCCAACCCAGATATTACAAAGACCCTCTTCCTCCAAACAAGGAACACatttatattttgcaaTGGTAACATAACGCTAAAATCGCCGCCAGCTCCACTGCAGTCTGTGAGTGACGTCTCGTCCCCAGATAGCCAAGGATTTGTACATCATAATAACCGTCATACCAATAATGATAATCCCAACTATCACAAGAACTTCAAGAACTACAACGACCTCAACGATCTTAACGATCCTCCTCACATTTCAAACGCCCAATTCATGTCATTTTTGCAGCAACCATTGGTCGACATGCGTCAAGCGCCCTACAACTCTGCCCAGCAGTATTTCGTCAATGGCTTGATCAACCTACAGACGCAGATTGACGTGCTGAAAACCCAACTGCAAGCAAGCGAGAGGAGAAACACTGAGCTGACTCGCCTAGTTGAGAGCCTCCATGCCGGCCGATACAATACTCGATGA
- the RHO3 gene encoding Rho family GTPase RHO3 (similar to Saccharomyces cerevisiae RHO3 (YIL118W); ancestral locus Anc_2.249), protein MSFLCGSSSSSKKPIEKKIVILGDGACGKTSLLNVFTRGYFPEVYEPTVFENYIHDIFVDGRHITLSLWDTAGQEEFDRLRSLSYSDTDTIMLCFSVDSRDSLANVQHKWVGEIADHCEGIKLVLVALKCDLRSSDNDAKAINPAVIQQQRSQPDTVDMKNNLSDSNSGMNNAKNDYISYEEGLAMAKKIGALRYLECSAKFNRGVNEAFTEAARVVLTDEMKNNKKEESDSSCSIM, encoded by the coding sequence ATGTCGTTTCTTTGTGGGTCGTCAAGCAGTTCTAAGAAGCctattgaaaagaagatagTGATTCTTGGAGATGGTGCGTGTGGTAAAACATCATTACTAAATGTTTTCACCAGGGGATATTTTCCTGAGGTTTACGAGCCAACGGTCTTCGAAAATTACATTcatgatatttttgttgatggGAGACATATAACACTGTCTTTATGGGATACGGCAGGGCAAGAGGAGTTTGATAGATTGCGATCACTTTCTTACTCTGACACTGATACAATTATGTTATGTTTCAGTGTTGACTCTCGTGATTCATTGGCAAATGTGCAACACAAATGGGTTGGTGAAATAGCTGATCACTGCGAAGGTATTAAACTCGTATTAGTTGCTTTAAAATGTGATTTGAGAAGCAGTGATAATGATGCCAAAGCGATCAACCCTGCTGTGATTCAACAACAGCGATCCCAGCCTGATACAGTTGATATGAAGAATAACCTCAGTGATTCAAACTCTGGTATGAATAACGCAAAGAACGACTATATTTCATATGAAGAAGGATTGGCAATGGCCAAGAAAATTGGCGCTTTGCGTTACTTGGAATGTAGTGCAAAGTTCAATAGAGGTGTCAATGAAGCGTTCACTGAAGCCGCTCGAGTAGTATTAACagatgaaatgaagaataataaaaaggaagaatCGGACTCAAGCTGTTCAATTATGTAG
- the MTQ1 gene encoding S-adenosylmethionine-dependent methyltransferase (similar to Saccharomyces cerevisiae MTQ1 (YNL063W); ancestral locus Anc_2.245), with translation MPRISPSSVRACNRVNRFLRLLLPACRTVERSNLEFKWISNELSSLEHLNTNRKLREAIYNACLQRFRYLPLQYILGSQPFGSLELVCRKGVLIPRWETEEWSYELAHRIRKNATNNKQKMVIWDLCSGSGCIALLLKQELQAFKDVNITALDISQKAISLIKRNMARNGIKDVSVISADVLHNPPNPGSMIDILVCNPPYISEDSFVKETSRSVKIHEPRLALVGDKEFYQNLIEHWLPKINSFVYEIGDINQADFVHNAIINDTELNTVWSTGVKRDANGNPRVLYGFRKNGKNNTSFKYHELFDNFGKLN, from the coding sequence atgCCTCGAATCTCGCCCAGTTCAGTAAGAGCTTGCAACAGGGTAAACCGCTTTCTCAGGCTTCTTCTACCGGCGTGCAGGACAGTGGAACGCAGCAATTTGGAATTCAAATGGATCTCCAATGAACTCAGCAGTTTAGAACATCTAAACACCAACCGCAAATTACGAGAGGCAATATATAATGCATGTTTGCAACGGTTTCGGTATTTGCCTTTGCAATACATACTTGGTTCTCAGCCATTTGGGTCTTTGGAACTCGTGTGTCGAAAAGGAGTTCTTATTCCTAGATGGGAGACGGAAGAATGGTCGTACGAGCTTGCTCACAGAATAAGAAAGAATGCCACGAACAATAAGCAGAAGATGGTAATCTGGGATCTGTGCTCTGGCTCGGGATGCATTGCTTTGCTGCTGAAACAAGAGTTGCAAGCTTTCAAGGATGTAAATATAACAGCTTTAGACATCTCGCAAAAAGCAATCAGTCtgataaaaagaaatatggCAAGAAACGGCATCAAGGATGTTTCTGTGATATCCGCCGATGTACTACATAACCCGCCGAACCCTGGCTCgatgattgatattctggtGTGTAACCCACCCTATATTTCAGAGGACAGTTTTGTCAAAGAGACAAGTCGATCAGTTAAGATTCATGAGCCAAGATTGGCACTTGTTGGCGATAAGGAATTTTACCAAAACCTGATCGAGCATTGGTTGCCGAAGATCAATTCATTCGTTTATGAGATTGGTGACATCAATCAAGCAGATTTTGTTCACAACGCTATTATAAATGATACAGAATTGAATACAGTCTGGTCTACAGGCGTGAAACGTGATGCAAACGGTAACCCTCGCGTTCTCTACGGTtttcgaaaaaatggaaaaaacAATACCTCGTTTAAATATCATGAACTATTTGACAATTTTGGTAAGCTGAACTAG
- the ARP5 gene encoding actin-related protein ARP5 (similar to Saccharomyces cerevisiae ARP5 (YNL059C); ancestral locus Anc_2.248) yields MTSSTMSRDSSLAPLKVCVIDDPPLLEAQEKFDDRSSYDTSTPIAIDFGSSHVRAGFTSSKRPSHIFTNKLTRYRDRKISRTMTFIGNDVCLDQTVRAQARTPFDGPLVTNWEYVEEIMEYTFNHLGVQGDGGVSNPLLLTERMATIQSQRTNWYQLLFECFDVPGVAFGIDALFSYYGNNSSNSTGLVIGCGNEDTNVIPIIEGRGILTDAKRINWGGHQSVDYLTNLMSLKYPYFPAKLSNFQFETMYQDYCYVSTNYEKDIDSYLTLQSLEAKNIVVEAPFTEVIQPQKTEEELRIQIEKRKESGKRLQEQAKQKRIERLVQKEEEFEYYCQVREQLKDQNKKKVLSILQNAGFDDERDFKKYLYNLERSLKRSQVVNADDVEDVDQDQELDDKFDLLDIPDEDLTEDQVKEKKKQRILKASSDARNKVKEEKERLAQEAEEREVQDRQWRESDLVGWIKDKRKKLSELVNRRKEKIKIKNEMKDRKSQISQNRMKNLATLAEDGARGNSKRTRQQATIDNDPNDTFGANDDDWSVYNDITQNPEALEQIIEEEYKEIVDLEGVLLEHDPNFTDEDTMDAQYDWRNSVLHLFLRGPRPHDSENSHEQHQMHLNIERIRVPEVLFQPTMGGEDQAGITELCQNVILGKFGSSPRGLSPITSSMASNVWITGGNARLPGLKERMVREFTEFLPARTPFSINITSEPALDCWKGMAKFANNEVDFKKGFVTRKEYEEYGPEYIKEHNLGNVNYFE; encoded by the coding sequence ATGACCAGTTCAACCATGTCGAGAGACTCATCGCTAGCTCCACTGAAGGTGTGTGTTATTGATGATCCACCCTTATTGGAAGCCCAAGAGAAGTTCGACGATCGAAGTTCCTATGACACATCAACGCCAATCGCTATTGATTTTGGATCTAGCCATGTCAGAGCGGGTTTCACAAGTTCTAAGAGACCTTCCCATATCTTTACGAATAAATTAACTAGATATAGAGATCGCAAGATAAGTAGGACCATGACTTTTATTGGTAATGATGTCTGCTTGGATCAAACTGTTCGAGCTCAGGCAAGGACTCCGTTCGATGGACCTCTTGTCACGAATTGGGAATATGTTGAGGAGATAATGGAGTATACTTTCAACCATCTTGGTGTTCAAGGTGATGGTGGGGTATCCAATCCTCTTTTACTTACAGAGCGCATGGCAACGATTCAGTCCCAAAGAACGAATTGGTATCAGTTGTTATTCGAATGCTTTGATGTTCCAGGCGTGGCATTCGGCATTGATGCATTGTTTTCTTACTATGGCAATAACTCATCAAATAGCACCGGTTTAGTAATCGGGTGTGGAAATGAAGATACAAATGTCATACCAATAATTGAGGGAAGAGGTATTTTAACAGATGCTAAGAGAATTAACTGGGGAGGTCATCAGTCGGTAGACTACTTGACAAATCTCATGTCTTTAAAGTACCCGTATTTTCCAGCTAAGCTATCgaactttcaatttgaaacaaTGTACCAAGACTATTGCTATGTTTCCACCAATTATGAGAAGGATATAGATTCATATCTTACTTTGCAATCACTAGAGGCTAAAAATATCGTTGTCGAAGCACCATTCACTGAAGTCATTCAGCCACAAAAGACTGAAGAGGAGTTAcgaattcaaattgaaaagagaaaagaaagcgGTAAAAGACTTCAAGAGCAAGCCAAGCAAAAAAGAATCGAAAGGCTTGTccaaaaggaagaagagTTCGAGTATTATTGCCAAGTTAGAGAACAGCTCAAGGAccaaaataagaaaaaagtgcTATCAATTTTGCAGAATGCAGGTTTCGATGATGAGAgagattttaaaaaatatctttACAACCTAGAAAGGTCCTTAAAGAGGTCCCAGGTAGTAAATGCTGATGATGTCGAAGATGTCGATCAAGACCAGGAATTGGATGACaaatttgatcttttgGACATACCAGACGAGGATTTGACGGAAGATCAGGtcaaggaaaagaaaaaacaaagaatatTAAAAGCCAGCTCTGATGCTAGAAACAAAGttaaagaagagaaagaaagaCTTGCTCAAGAGGCGGAAGAAAGGGAAGTGCAAGATCGGCAATGGAGAGAATCCGATCTAGTGGGATGGATTAAGGATAAACGAAAAAAGCTTTCTGAACTAGTgaacagaagaaaagaaaaaatcaaaatcaaaaacgAGATGAAAGATCGGAAATCTCAGATATCTCAAAATaggatgaaaaatctagCAACTTTGGCCGAGGACGGTGCTCGCggaaattcaaaaagaacaCGGCAGCAGGCTACGATAGATAACGATCCTAATGATACATTTGGTGCGAACGATGACGATTGGTCAGTTTATAATGATATAACTCAAAACCCAGAGGCGTTGGAACAAATTatcgaagaagaatacAAGGAAATCGTAGATTTGGAGGGTGTACTTCTAGAGCATGATCCTAACTTTACTGATGAGGATACAATGGATGCTCAATACGATTGGAGGAATTCGGTTTTGCACTTATTTCTAAGGGGTCCAAGACCGCATGATAGTGAGAACTCTCATGAACAGCATCAAATGCATCTGAATATCGAGCGTATAAGAGTACCTGAAGTCTTGTTTCAGCCTACCATGGGCGGAGAAGATCAAGCCGGAATTACAGAACTTTGCCAAAATGTTATTTTAGGTAAATTTGGATCATCTCCACGCGGCCTGAGTCCGATAACGTCTTCAATGGCCTCTAATGTATGGATAACAGGTGGGAATGCCAGGCTTCCTGGTTTAAAAGAGAGAATGGTGAGGGAATTTACCGAATTTCTCCCGGCACGTACACCATTTAGTATCAATATAACAAGTGAGCCAGCATTGGATTGCTGGAAGGGAATGGCTAAGTTCGCTAACAATGAAGTCGACTTCAAAAAAGGCTTTGTTACTAGAAAGGAATATGAGGAGTATGGACCAGAATACATAAAGGAACATAACCTAGGCAATGTCAactattttgaatga
- the YDJ1 gene encoding type I HSP40 co-chaperone YDJ1 (similar to Saccharomyces cerevisiae YDJ1 (YNL064C); ancestral locus Anc_2.243) has product MVADTKLYELLEVSATATDIEIKKAYRKSALRYHPDKNPSEEAAEKFKEVSSAYEVLSDPQKRDIYDQYGMEGLSGSGGPGGPGGFGGFGDDIFSQFFGGGGAQRPKGPQRGRDIKHEISVSLEELFKGRTTKLALNKQVTCKTCKGLGGKEGAVKKCTACNGVGIKFVTRQMGPMIQRFQTECDVCHGTGTIIDPKGRCKVCLGKKVVNERKILEVHVDPGMKDGQRIVFKGEADQAPDIIPGDVVFVVSEKPHKDFKRVGDDLVYEAEVDLLTAIAGGAFSLKHVSGDWLKITIIPGEIISPGMRKIVEGKGMPIQKFGGYGNLLINFKIKFPENHFTTEENLKKLEEVLPPRKQEVIPEGVHVEECILSEFDSSKYNSNGRGQSYDEDDDEGHGGAEGVQCASQ; this is encoded by the coding sequence ATGGTTGCAGACACAAAATTGTATGAGCTCCTAGAGGTCAGTGCAACCGCAACTGACATCGAAATCAAGAAGGCATATAGAAAGTCTGCTCTGAGATACCACCCTGATAAAAACCCATCTGAAGAAGCAGCTGAGAAGTTCAAGGAAGTTAGCTCGGCGTATGAGGTCCTTTCAGATCCGCAAAAGAGAGATATTTATGACCAGTATGGTATGGAAGGCTTAAGTGGCAGCGGTGGGCCAGGCGGCCCCGGTGGATTTGGTGGATTTGGTGACGACATCTTTTCACAGTTCTTTGGTGGCGGCGGAGCTCAAAGACCAAAGGGCCCACAAAGGGGTAGAGATATCAAGCACGAAATCTCTGTCTCACTAGAAGAATTGTTCAAGGGTAGAACAACCAAGTTGGCGCTTAATAAACAGGTTACCTGTAAAACTTGTAAAGGTTTAGGTGGTAAAGAAGGCGCCGTCAAGAAATGTACGGCATGTAATGGTGTTGGTATCAAATTTGTCACCAGGCAAATGGGACCTatgattcaaagattcCAAACAGAATGTGATGTTTGTCACGGTACGGGTACTATAATTGATCCAAAGGGTCGTTGTAAGGTTTGTTTGGGTAAGAAAGTTGttaatgaaagaaaaattctggAAGTACACGTCGATCCAGGTATGAAAGACGGTCAACGAATTGTATTCAAAGGTGAAGCCGATCAAGCACCTGATATTATTCCTGGTGATGTAGTTTTTGTCGTTTCCGAAAAGCCACATAAGGATTTCAAGAGAGTAGGTGATGATTTGGTGTACGAAGCGGAAGTTGACCTATTAACCGCTATTGCCGGTGGTGCCTTTTCTCTAAAGCACGTGTCTGGTGACTGGTTAAAGATTACAATTATCCCTGGTGAGATTATATCTCCTGGTATGCGCAAGATCGTCGAAGGCAAAGGTATgccaattcaaaaattcgGAGGTTACGGTAATCTTTTGATTAACTTCAAGATTAAGTTCCCAGAGAATCACTTCACCACTGAAGAGAACTTGAAGAAGTTAGAAGAAGTTCTACCACCAAGAAAACAGGAGGTTATTCCTGAGGGTGTGCACGTAGAAGAATGTATCTTATCAGAATTCGATTCATCCAAGTATAACTCAAACGGTAGAGGCCAAAGTTAcgacgaagatgatgatgaaggaCATGGTGGTGCTGAAGGTGTCCAATGTGCATCCCAatga
- the NOP2 gene encoding rRNA (cytosine-C5-)-methyltransferase NOP2 (similar to Saccharomyces cerevisiae NOP2 (YNL061W); ancestral locus Anc_2.247): MGSRRAKNKQKDPPSIEEFQARKDKKLKREREKSKKSIASDENNKVKKQKTDSRSKQKVNGARSKTKSKKASKEDKTSITEDSEDSALENSQTEEVEHRDDGLPEVDLEELSKAKKSLFDDDDDDQEDEDDELKDEFDLEQEYDYEEDADEQPVFSDEEGIDLEDLNAANMEELSRKLDEENAAEEQDAEKELTGADQLQPRADVLPTQEEEELMAQQAPDLTTIRTRMIEIVKVLEDFKNLGAEGRSRTDYTDRLLKDICEYFGYTPFLAEKLFNLFSPAEALEFFEANEISRPITIRTNTLKTRRRDLAQALVNRGVNLQPIGPWTKVGLQIFDSQVPIGATPEYLAGQYILQAASSFLPVVALDPQENERILDMAAAPGGKTTYISALMKNTGCVFANDANKARTKSLIANIHRLGCTNTIVCNYDAREFPKVIGGFDRILLDAPCSGTGVIGKDQSVKVSRTEKDFIQIPHLQKQLLLSAIDSVDSHSKSGGIIVYSTCSVAVEEDESVVDYALRKRPNVKLVETGLQIGKEGFTSFRGKKFHPSVKLTRRYYPHTYNVDGFFVAKFQKIGPSPHDDNQATPREKELAARQEALEEGIIHSDFSTFNDEEDKKYIQKSQKNSLLKKGINPKAAKSEKK, translated from the coding sequence ATGGGTAGTAGACGTGCAAAGAATAAGCAAAAAGATCCTCCATCCATTGAGGAGTTTCAAGCCAGAAAGGAtaagaagttgaagagagAAAGGGAGAAGTCCAAGAAATCGATAGCTTCtgatgaaaacaataaagtgaagaaacagaaaacaGACTCACGCTCAAAGCAGAAAGTTAATGGAGCTCGCTCAAAGACTAAATCGAAAAAAGCTTCCAAAGAGGATAAGACCTCAATAACTGAGGATTCGGAAGATTCAGCATTAGAAAATTCTCAGACAGAAGAGGTTGAGCATCGGGATGATGGCTTGCCAGAGGTCGACTTGGAAGAGCTTTCTAAAGCTAAAAAGTCactttttgatgatgatgatgatgatcaggaagatgaagatgatgagtTGAAGGATGAGTTTGATCTGGAGCAAGAATACGATTACGAAGAAGATGCTGATGAGCAACCGGTATTCTCCGATGAAGAGGGAATTGATCTGGAAGATCTAAATGCTGCAAATATGGAAGAGCTTTCGAGAAAGTTAGACGAAGAAAACGCAGCCGAAGAGCAGGATGCAGAGAAAGAATTAACGGGAGCCGATCAGCTTCAGCCAAGAGCAGATGTACTTCCAACgcaagaggaagaagagctTATGGCTCAGCAAGCACCTGATTTAACTACCATTAGAACGAGAATGATAGAAATTGTCAAGGTTCTTGAGGATTTTAAGAACCTGGGTGCTGAAGGACGTTCAAGAACAGACTATACCGATAGATTGTTAAAGGATATTTGTGAATATTTTGGTTATACCCCATTTTTGGCAGAAAAGCTGTTTAACTTATTCTCCCCAGCGGAGGCCTTAGAATTTTTCGAGGCCAACGAGATCTCTAGACCTATTACAATCAGAACAAACACTTTAAAAACGAGAAGAAGGGATTTAGCGCAAGCGTTAGTAAATAGAGGTGTTAACTTACAACCTATTGGTCCCTGGACGAAGGTTGGTTTACAGATTTTTGATTCTCAAGTTCCCATTGGTGCAACCCCTGAGTACTTAGCAGGTCAGTACATTTTGCAAGCCGCTTCCTCCTTTTTACCTGTCGTTGCTTTGGATCCACAAGAAAATGAGCGTATTCTTGATATGGCAGCTGCCCCGGGCGGAAAAACAACATACATTTCAGcattaatgaaaaacaCAGGATGCGTTTTTGCAAATGATGCCAACAAGGCAAGAACCAAATCTTTAATTGCTAACATTCATCGTCTTGGCTGTACAAATACTATCGTTTGTAATTATGATGCTCGTGAATTTCCCAAGGTTATAGGAGGTTTTGATAGAATTTTGTTGGATGCGCCTTGCTCTGGTACTGGTGTCATTGGTAAGGATCAATCGGTTAAGGTGTCACGTACTGAGAAagatttcattcaaatccCTCACCTTCAAAAACAACTATTACTTTCTGCCATCGACTCAGTGGACTCTCACTCTAAGAGTGGTGGAATAATCGTTTATTCGACGTGTTCGGTTGCAGTTGAAGAGGATGAATCCGTCGTCGATTACGCATTAAGAAAAAGGCCAAATGTTAAACTAGTAGAAACTGGCTTACAAATAGGTAAGGAAGGTTTCACAAGTTTCAGGGGTAAGAAGTTTCATCCAAGTGTGAAATTAACGAGAAGATATTATCCACATACTTATAACGTCGATGGGTTTTTTGTCGCTaaatttcagaagattGGCCCATCACCTCATGACGACAACCAAGCCACTCCAAGAGAAAAGGAACTCGCTGCAAGACAGGAAGCATTGGAAGAAGGTATAATTCATTCAGATTTCTCGACTTTCAACGACGAGGAAGACAAGAAGTATATTCAGAAATCTCAAAAGAACAGCTTATTGAAGAAAGGTATAAATCCCAAAGCTGCGAAATCTGAAAAGAAGTAG